The Streptomyces achromogenes DNA segment AACGCCGCCCGCCCGGATGACGCGGTCGGGGCCCGCGTTGTAGGCGGCGAGCATGTTGTTCGTGGTGTCTCCGGGTACGCTTCTGACGTACTTCGCGAGGTCGCAGTCATAGGAGGCGGCCGATGGAATCGCGTCATTCGGATCCCAGATGTCGCGGTCACCGTCACCGTCACCGTCGACGCCGTGCGTGGCCCAGGTGCTGGGGATGAACTGTGCGATGCCGCGGGCGTCGGCATGGCTGACGATGTCCGGATCCCACCCGCTCTCCTGGTACAGCTGGGCTGCCAGCAGCGCCGGGTTGATGGTGGGGCAGAGGTTGCCCCACTTCTGCACGAGCGCCTGGTAGGCCGAGGGCACGGCTCCCTTGGCGAGCCCCACGCTCCCGGCCCCGACGCCGTTGACGAGGTTCCCGGCGACGACGTACACACCGACGACGAGGAGCATCACAAAGCTCACCCCGAGCCCGACCGCGGCTCCGCCCACCACCCAGACTTTTCGCACGCTTCAACCCTCCCCCACCACAACCCTGTTTACGGGTCTTTTCCCAACCTGTCCGTGTCGTGTGCGCTACTTCGAGACGAACCCGCGGCAGTCAATGGTGACGTACTTCTGCGGTGCCTGGACATGGAGGAAGAGCACGGTCCAGTCACCGGGGTCGTTCGCGACGGGAATCGCGTCGCCCGCCTTCTTGCCCCGCACGATCTGCCGGAAGTCGTCCGGGTAGGTCAGGTACACCCATTCGGTGCCCAGCGCGACGGGCTTGCTCGTGTATCCGAGGTCCACGTTGGCCTGCAGGCCCCCCTCGAAGGGCTTGCCGGTGTCCGCGTCTATGGCGTGGGGGGACTTCACGGCCACCGCCACGTAGTAGGGCGTCGTGGCGGCGGCCTTGAGCCGCAACCCGATCCGCCCCTTACCCGAGGTGTAGGGAGCGTCGGAGCCCTCCTCGGCGACCGACCCCAGGAACTGCTCGCTGCGCTCCTCCATGGGCAGATTGCACGTTCCCTCCCCGTGCTGTGACTGCGGGTCAGCCGTCCAGAAGTCGCGGGAGGGGTTCGTCTCCTCGACGTAGGCCGGCGGCTGGAGCTTCGACTCGTCGCCGCCGGCCGTCGTGGGCGCCGCCGAAGTCGCTCCGGCGCCTGACGCGCCGTCCGCACCCTTGTCTCCTTCGTCCTTCATGCCGGGAAGCAGGGTGAACGCCGCGACCGCCCCCAACCCGACGGCCAGCCCCGTCGCTCCCGCGATCAACCACGGCTTCCTACGCCCGGCCGCAGCAGAACGGACCGTCTGCGTGGGGGTGTACCCGTAGCCGTACGCAGGCGGCGCTGTCGGCAGGTCGTGCGGACCGAGGGGCGGGTACGCCGGAGCTGCCGACGGCCCGGGCGATGCGGCGGGAGTCCGGAACGAGGCGGCAGGGGTGGACGGGACCGCCTCCGCCAGTTCCGCGAGCCCCGCGTAGAACACGTCCTCCACGAGCGCCGACCGCACGCCGCACCACGCGATCAGCTCCCCGAGGCCGGGCCGGTCCGCAGGCTCCTTGGCCGCACACGAACCGATGAGCGCGGCCAAACCCGGTTCCACACCCTCGAGATCCATGGGCTCGTGGACGGCGCGGTAGCTCACCCCGGCGGGCTCTCCCGAGCCGAACGGAGGCCGGCCGGTGGCCGCGTAGGCGAGCGTCGCACCGAGCGCGAAGACGTCCGCAGCCGGTCCCGCCTCGTTGCGCAACAGCACCTCGGGAGCGGTGTAGCCCGGCGTCCCCGGGGCGAACCCCGCCTCGGTGAGAGCCGTCTGCGCCGCGCTCCGTGCGATGCCGAAGTCGATGAGCTGCGGACCCTGAGCGGCCAGGATGACGTTCTGCGGCTTGAGGTCCCGGTGGGTGACCCGCTGCGCGTGCACGGCTGCGAGCCCCTCGGCCAGCGCCGCGAGCAGACCCCGGCACGTCTCGACCGGCAGCGGCCCCCTGGCCGCCACCGCCCGGCTCAGCGTCGGCCCCGGCACATACTCCGTCGCCAGCCAGTACGGGGCCGTTTCCAGCGAGGCGTCGATGAGGTTGGCCGTGTACGCGCTGCGGACCGCCCGCACCGTCTCCACCTCGCGCCGGAACCGTGCCAGCGCTTCCGGATGGTCGACGATCTCGTCCCGGATGACCTTGATCGCCACGAGCCGTCCACCGGGCGAGCGCCCGAGGTAGACCTGCCCCATGCCACCTGCGCCGAGCCGCGCGAGAAGCGTGTGCGCGCCTATCCGCGCGGGGTCCTGAGCCTTCAGTACGTCCACCGCACCGACCTTGCCACATCGACCAGTTGGCCATGGAGGCGAGCCATGCCGCATGTCTCCGTGCGGCCGCTCCCACCCCCGGCGAGCCGGTCGGGTAAAGGACGGGCCGGGCCGACGCCAAGCATCGCCCAACGTTCGATCCTCAGATCGTCATGCGGAGCCATGATTCGGCAACCTGTGCGACCGGGTTCGGGCTCGGACATACGTTCCACCCCGTGAATCCTGAAGACGCCCCCCACAGATCCGTACAGCACCCCCCGGCCTCCGCCACCGCCCGTCGCGCGCTGCTGCGCGGCCTCGCCGGCACGGCGACCCTGGGCGGCCTCGCCCTCGCGGCGGCCCCCGCCTCCGCCGCCCCCCGCGCGACCGCCTCGCGCCACACTTCCCCGCGCGGTGCCGCGCCCCGGCCCGCCACCGCCGACCAGGCGCTGCGGGAACTCGCCGCGGGCAACCGGCGCTGGCGCACCTACTGCGAGCGTCATCCGGACGAGACGCCCACGGTCCGGACGAGCCTGACGGCGGGTCAGCATCCCTTCGCCGTGGTCCTCGGCTGCATCGACTCGCGCGTGCCGCCCGAGCTGGTGTTCGACCAAGGCCTCGGCGACCTGATGACCGTCCGCAGCGCGGGCGAGGTCCTCGACGAGGCCGTTCTGGGCAGCGTGGCCTACGGAGTGCTGGAACTGGGGATACCGCTGGTCATGGTGCTCGGGCACCAGTCGTGCGGCGCGGTGAAGGCCGCGGTGCAGGCGGACCGGTCCGGTGAGCGGCTGCCCGCCCACATCCAGTACCTGGCGGACCAGATATCCCCGGCCATCGACCGCACGAAGGACGGCGACGCCCGCGTCGACTCGACCGTCGACGCCAACATCAGGGCCGTCCGCTCACGTCTAGCCGCCGAGCCCGACCTCGCCGCGAAGATCTCCGCCGGCGAGCTGGCCGTCGTCGGCGCCCGCTACGAGCTCACCACCCAGCTCGTGCACCCCATCGCCTAGGGCTCCTGGGAATCGGAGGCCGCCTGCCGGTACAGCTGCGCGGCCTCGGGTCCCAGGACCACGCTGTACGAGACGTCGTCCGTGGATCCGCCCTGCTCGTGGCCGCCCAGTATGCCGACGACCTCCCCGTAACCGTTCACCCACGGGCTCCCGCTGGTGCCGCCGGAAAAGCCGGGGCAGGCTATGCGCTGCTGGGTGGCGGTGTGGACGGTGGGCCTGTTCACGCACCGGATCGGGTCCTCACCGGCGTTGGGGTACCCCGTGACGGTCACGGGCGTGGCCCCCGTCGCCGTCCCCGGGGCGAACCGGTTGCCGCCGACCACGTCCTCGACACCCTCGCCGTCCTGCTCCTCGAGCGCGGCGAACGCCACGTCGCTGTCCTCGTCCTGCCCCTGCGCCCAGCCGTCGGGCAGGAGGACCCTCGCGACCTTCCAGACCCCGTAGGGGGCCTCACCGTCCCGGTAGCCGGGGACGAACGCCAGGTCACCGCCGTCGATCAGACAGTGCGCCGCCGTGACGACGAGATCGCGGTGCGGGCTGTGCACCACGGACGCCGTGCACACGTGCTCGCCGGCCAGGCTGCCGGCGTCCGCGTCGTCCGTCGCGAACAGCGCGCCGACCTTCGCGGACTGCGGCGTCGACACGGCGACGGCCGTCACCCCCAGGGGCCCGGGCCCCCCGTCGGCGGCCGCCTCGGAGGCGGAGGTGACGGCCAGCAGCACGACCGCACCGAGCAGTGCTTTTCGGTTCATCGGATCCACTGTGTCCCACGAAGGTGAGAGAAGCGACAGATAGCACTTCCGACGCTACCCGCACGCGGCTCGCACAATCGTTCCCCTTTCGCTCCCCAGTACGTATGCCCCCCATCGGGCACCACAGACCCGCCGGCCCCCAGCCCTCGCCCGCGCCCGGCCTCACCCCCGACTCCCCGGCTCCCCGGCTCCCCGGCTTCCCGACTTCGCGCCTACGCGGGCCAGCGGCCCGGCGGTACGGCGGGCCTGGGGCCTGGGGCCTGGGGCCGGGGGCCTGGGGCCTGGGGCCGGGGGTGACACCGGCGAGGTGAAGTCCCGCCGCGCCGCGGCCACTTGGCCCACCCGACCCCCCGTAGGTCAAGTGGCGGCCATCGCCGCACCATCCGCCCGCCATTGATCAGCAATCACCCGACCCCCTCCGGTATTGCGGAGGTCAGGATTCCACCAGGCATCTTGTTGTCGCGTACTCAACAAAGGAACAGTCGTCGTGGGCCGCCGCCCGCCGCCGGGGACCACGTACCGGTGGCACGCATCACCCCCCACCCGCACCGCCCCTGTCACCCCGTCATCAGGAGCTGTCCGTTGCGTACG contains these protein-coding regions:
- a CDS encoding serine/threonine-protein kinase translates to MDVLKAQDPARIGAHTLLARLGAGGMGQVYLGRSPGGRLVAIKVIRDEIVDHPEALARFRREVETVRAVRSAYTANLIDASLETAPYWLATEYVPGPTLSRAVAARGPLPVETCRGLLAALAEGLAAVHAQRVTHRDLKPQNVILAAQGPQLIDFGIARSAAQTALTEAGFAPGTPGYTAPEVLLRNEAGPAADVFALGATLAYAATGRPPFGSGEPAGVSYRAVHEPMDLEGVEPGLAALIGSCAAKEPADRPGLGELIAWCGVRSALVEDVFYAGLAELAEAVPSTPAASFRTPAASPGPSAAPAYPPLGPHDLPTAPPAYGYGYTPTQTVRSAAAGRRKPWLIAGATGLAVGLGAVAAFTLLPGMKDEGDKGADGASGAGATSAAPTTAGGDESKLQPPAYVEETNPSRDFWTADPQSQHGEGTCNLPMEERSEQFLGSVAEEGSDAPYTSGKGRIGLRLKAAATTPYYVAVAVKSPHAIDADTGKPFEGGLQANVDLGYTSKPVALGTEWVYLTYPDDFRQIVRGKKAGDAIPVANDPGDWTVLFLHVQAPQKYVTIDCRGFVSK
- a CDS encoding trypsin-like serine peptidase, which codes for MNRKALLGAVVLLAVTSASEAAADGGPGPLGVTAVAVSTPQSAKVGALFATDDADAGSLAGEHVCTASVVHSPHRDLVVTAAHCLIDGGDLAFVPGYRDGEAPYGVWKVARVLLPDGWAQGQDEDSDVAFAALEEQDGEGVEDVVGGNRFAPGTATGATPVTVTGYPNAGEDPIRCVNRPTVHTATQQRIACPGFSGGTSGSPWVNGYGEVVGILGGHEQGGSTDDVSYSVVLGPEAAQLYRQAASDSQEP
- a CDS encoding carbonic anhydrase, giving the protein MNPEDAPHRSVQHPPASATARRALLRGLAGTATLGGLALAAAPASAAPRATASRHTSPRGAAPRPATADQALRELAAGNRRWRTYCERHPDETPTVRTSLTAGQHPFAVVLGCIDSRVPPELVFDQGLGDLMTVRSAGEVLDEAVLGSVAYGVLELGIPLVMVLGHQSCGAVKAAVQADRSGERLPAHIQYLADQISPAIDRTKDGDARVDSTVDANIRAVRSRLAAEPDLAAKISAGELAVVGARYELTTQLVHPIA